GCCGGACCCCTTCACGCAAAGCGATTCGATCTCTCGTCCCAGAATATCGGTTTGGAGCGTCTTCACGGAGGTGTTCCCACCGCCATGCATTACCAAGTCGTCATCGCGCCCGATCAGGCGAGATGTATAGACCCGAAGGGCGATATCCTCTCCCCATTCCTTATAGCGTTCGCGATATTCCTGCGCTTCCTGATCTGACCAGAGGCTTTTCATCGTCCTCCTTTATAACGGAGGATTTACGAAAACGGCTAGGGTGAGATTTCAAGAAACCTGCTTCATTCCTGAACGAAGGGATTTTTGCCCTTTTTGGTGCGCACGCGCAGCCGTAAGGGCACCCCGACCCACCCGGCAGCCTCGCGCAGTCGATGGACGAGAAATCTCTGCCAGTTTTCAGGCAACTCCTCGCTGCCTGTGGTGAACAAGGCCACCTCCGGGGGCGAAGTCCGTGCCTGCGTCGCGTAGAGAATCCGCATGGGCCGCTTGCGGGCCGATAGTGGCGGCGGGTTCTCGTCTACCGCCGTCTCGACCAGCCGATTCAGGTCGGATGTGCCCAGTCTTCTCTCAAAAGCGTCGAGAACCTGATTGAGCGCTCGGATCAGAGTCGGAATCCCCCGCCCCGTCTTTGCGCTGATTTGCACCAGCGGCAGCGGCGGCCATTGCGGCAGCAGGTTCGCGATCTGCTCGTGACATTGCTCAGCTGCGAGACGCGGCGTGAGGTCCATCTTGTTGACGGCAATCACCAGTCCACGGCCCTTGCGCCAAGCCAGATCCGCAAGACGCAAGTCCTGATCGGTGACCCCCTGCTCGGCATCCAACAAAAGAATGCCGACTTTGCCGCGCACCAAAGCACGCACCGAAGCGCTCGCCGCGTAGCCTTCAATATCCTCCTCGATACGAGCCTTCCGACGCAATCCTGCCGTATCGACAAACCGATACGACCGATCCTCAATGGTCACGACCGTATCGATTGCATCGCGTGTCGTTCCGGCAACGTCGTCAACCAGAGATCGTTGAAAACCAGCCAGATAATTCAGCAGGGACGACTTCCCTACGTTCGGACGACCGATCAGAGCGACCTGAGGCAAGCGAGCTTCCGGAGAATCATCGTCTTCAGGATCTCCACCAAAACCCGCTTCGGTGTAGCACTCCTCGATCGCCTCCCAGAGCTCATGGATCCCGCGACCGTGCTCGGCAGACATTCCGATCAACCGGTCCATCCCGAGCTCGGCAAAATCCCAGACCCGAGCGCTATGGCCGCCACCATCGACTTTATTCACACCGAGGACGACCGTCACCCCGAGTTCCCGAATCTTGCCTGCGACTTCCCTATCGGCCGGCGCAACCCCCGCCGCACCATCCACGAGATAGATGATCAAATCGGCTTCCCGTAAAACCTCAAGACTGCGAGCTTCAACGCGCTTGCCCAGCGACCCGTCCACCCCGCCCTGCTCGATCCCGCCGGTATCCACCATCTCGAAGTCGAGACCTTCTCTCTCGAAAAAGGCTCGATTCTCATCGCGAGTTACGCCAGCCGTTTCGTGAACGATCGCATGACGACGTCCCAACAAACGATTAAAGAGCGTGGATTTCCCCGCATTCGGACGGCCGGCGATCGCCACAACAAAAGGTCGCGTATTCACAGGCCCAGCTCCGACAGGCTTCGGGGGCGGGCAAACCACCCGGCATCGACTTTCACATGAAGCCCCAGATACGCGCGCACGCCGAGGAATTGCTCCAATTCCTTACGTGCCCGCTGGCCCACTCGCTTGATGCGCGATCCTTTGTCCCCCAAAACGATCGCGCGCTGGGTCGTCCTGGCGACAATAATCTGCGCTTCAATCACGACGAGGTTTTTTCCCGGCCTTTCCTCGAACGAGTCGATCCGAACGGCCGTCTGGTAGGGCACTTCCTGATGCGTTTCCAGCAGCAATTGTTCGCGCACCATTTCGGCGACGAAAAACTTCTCGGGAAGATCCGTCTGAAAGTCGCCCGGAAACAGCGGAGGTGATTCCGGCAAAACTCCCTCAATTGTATTCAGCAGGTCTTCCAGGTTTTCGCCCGTCAAAGCCGAGACCGGAACCACGTGCCTGTCAGGAACGAGCGTACCAAGCTCCTCGAGCAAGGGGAGGAGCTGGGAGCGCTTGATTTGATCCATCTTGTTGAGCGCGACGACCACCGGACGCTTGTCGCTCGAGAGACGAGGAAGCGCCTTGCGGTCCTCCTCCCGAAGACCTGCAGCTGCGTCGATCACCCATAAAACTACATCCGCATCCGAGAGGCTCTGGTTCGCAACCTTGATCATCCGCTCGCCCAGAAGGTTCTGTGCGTTGTGCATTCCGGGCGTGTCGACAAAGATGAACTGGGTCAAACCTCGACTCTCGACACCGAGGATCCGATGTCGGGTCGTCTGCGGCTTGGGCGTAACGATCGCCAGCTTGCGGCCGAGAACGCGGTTCAGAAGCGTTGATTTACCGGCATTCGTTCGGCCGACCAGAGCGACAAAGCCTGACCTCGGCGTACTCTCGCTCATTTTTCTTCTCCAATACTCTGTCGGGCCAATTCGGAAAGAGCTTCGCGGGCGGCCGCCTGTTCGGCAGCCTTCTTGCTCGACCCCAGGCCTCGTCCGAGAGTCTTCCCCTCGATCGTCACCATAACTTCAAATTCCTTGGAGTGGTCGGGACCGAGGGCACGCAACAACTCGTAGCTCGGCGTCTGCTGAAAAACCCGCTGGGTCAATTCCTGCAAATGTGTTTTCGCCTCGGCTCCACCGTCTCCGAGAGGTGCTCGAATCGCTTCGGCGAATGCCGTCTCGAGAATCTTGAAAGCCGCCGCGAAACCGCCATCGCGATAGACCGCTCCGACCAGGGCCTCGTAGGCGTCCGAAAGGATCGAGTTCTTCTCTCGACCGCCTGTCTTTTCCTCACCGCGGCCGAGAGTCAGATGACTCCCGAGATCGATGGCTCGGGCCTGGTCCGCCAGAGATCGTGCATTCACTAGCCCTGCGCGACGACGTGAAAGGCGACCTTCATCCGCTGACCCCCAAGTCCGTTGCAAGAGATCGCCCACAACGAGGCCGACCACCGCGTCACCGAGAAATTCCAAACGCTCGTTATCCGGCTCTGCGCCGCCCGTCGTCGAGCTATGCACGAGCGCCTCTGTCAACCAACGTCGATCGCCAAAGGCGTACCCGATCGCTGACTCCAGCTCCTCCATCCTGGCCTGACCATCGCTCACGAGGAGGCGATCCAACCGCCGCCAAGAACTCGCGTCCCGTGGTACCAGACCGCGGCCTGCCCGGGTGTAATCCCGCGCACCGGTTGATCCAGCTCGACACGAACGCCTGCCGAATCGGGGATGAGGCGGCACGGTTCGGGATCATGGCGATGACGCAATCGCACCACCGCCTCGCCCGAGTAGGCGGAGCCCGTCCAGCGGACTCCGTCCACCAGCAACTCTTCGCGCAAAAGTGCGGGTCCAGTGCCCAGACGGACCTCGCCGTTTTCCGCATCAATGCTGGTTACGTATTGCTTCTCTGCAGCTCCACCGGGCAGTCCCTTGCGTTGACCGATCGTAAAGCGGTGGACGCCCTCATGCGTGCCGACCTTCTCGCCCGCTTCGTTCACAATCGCACCGGGTCGGAGTTGTTCGCGAGCGGCTCTCTCTTCCACGACTTCCGCATAAGAACGACCAGAGACAAAACAGATATCCTGGCTTTCAGGCTTGTTCGCTACGGGTAGACCCAGCCCTTCGGCCAGTCGTCGCACATCGTCCTTCGCCAAGGCACCGACGGGAAAGAGCGTCCGATCGAGCTCCTCACCCTGAAGCGTGAACAGAAAATAGCTCTGGTCCTTCGACGGATCCTCGCCGGCATGAAGCTCCAGCCCGTCGGCTCCCCTCAGAATCCGGCAATAATGGCCCGTCGCCACCGCCTCGGCACCAGCGGTGCGGGCATAATCCCAAAACGCATCAAACTTCACATCGCGATTACAGAGGGTGCAGGGATTCGGTGTCCGGCCTGCAAGGTAAGTGTCGACGAAAGGCGTCATCACCTTGGCGTCGAAAACATCGCGCAGGTCGACAATATAATGCGGAACATCGAGTAACGCCGCCACACGCCTGGCATCATCGAAGTCGTCAAGCGAGCAACAACCCGAATGACCCGAGGCGCGGGCGCCGGAAGTCCCCAAACGCATGGACACACCCACGACCGAGAAACCTGCCGCCGTCAGCAACGCTGTCGCCACCGAGCTATCGACCCCACCAGACATCGCGGAAACAAGGCGCGTACCGGGTTCATAGCGGTCCAAAAGGTCGGCTTTCCACCGTGAGTTGCCCAGAATTCGATCGATAATTTCTGCAGTTTCAGTAGGCGTCATGCGCATCCCCCCCGACTACGGGCATCAGCCACCACCTGTCGAATGGCAGCCCCAGCTCGGTCAATCGCGTCGGAGTCGAGATCGCTCCCAAACGAGAAGCGCAGAACGCTTCGTGCGGCATCATCATCATGTCCCAAAGCTCTTAGCACATGAGATGGCTCCGGCGCTCCCGCCGCGCATGCGGAGCCATTCGAGGCTGCAACGCCCACAGCATCGAGCGCGACCAGCAGCGCATCCCCCCGCAAACCGGTGAATCCTACCGACAAGGTGCCGGGCAAGGAAGGCTCATGGTCATAACGAACCATAGGGCGACAATTCTCCTGCAAGACTGTCCAGAGGCGCTCTCGCAAAAGCCGAATCCGGGAAACTCGTTCCAGACGATCCTCTCGCGCCAACTTCGCGGCGACTCCAAACCCGATGATGCCGAGCAGGTTCTCTGTCCCGGCGCGGCGCTCGCGCTCTTGCGAGCCTCCGTGTACGCGTGGCATCAGGGTGAGGTCACGCCGGACAAAAAGCGCTCCGATTCCGGGGGGTGCGCCCAGCTTATGACCCGAAAGCGTCAGCAGGTCGACCTGCAAGGAACCGACATCGATCTCTTCATAACCGACGACCTGTACCGCATCACTGTGCAAGAGCGGGCGCTCGTCGGGAGGCAAAGAGGCGAGCGCCGCGCCCACCGCAGCCAACGGCTGCAGGATACCCGTCTCCCCGTTGCCCCAACCCAAACTGACCAGACGTGCTCCGCTCGCCATGCTCACGACCGCCTCCGGAGTGACTCGACCGTGCGCATCCATCGGCAACCAGCCGGGAATACAACCAAGGCCCTCGGCCGCACTCACCGCGCCAAGAACCGAGGCATGCTCGATCGCCGTGCTGAATATGGCATCACCGGGCTGTGTCACGCCGAGGATGGCCAGGCCGTTGGCCTCGCTACCCGAACTCGTGAAGACGATTTCGCCGGGCGCGGCCCGGACCAGGCGGGCGACCTCATCGCGCGCCTCCTCCATAGCATCTCGAGCTCGGCGCCCGGCTGCATGAAGACTCGAGGGATTGGCGACGGGCTGTTGGAGCCAGTCGGTGATTGCCGCTGCAACCTCGGCTCGGATCCGCCCGCCTGCATTATGATCGAGGTACATATTCAGCGTTCGCGGTCAGGTTCGGAAGAATCGCTCGGCTCGGTATCGGCTCCGGTCTCACTCTCCAGATTCGCAACTCGCTCCCGCAACTCCGTCAACGCGCGCACCACAGGATCGGGAAGCGCCGCGTGGTCGAGACTAAGCATCGGCTCGCCCGCATCCGAATGCTCCCCGGATTCAGTCACCACACGTCCGGGCACGCCAACCACCGTCGAATGTGCTGGAACGGAGGCCACAACGACACTACCGGCACCCACACGACTGTGGCGCCCGATTGTTACCGGGCCAAGGACCGCCGCGCCCAGTCCCACGACGACGAAATCTTCGATCGTGGGATGGCGCTTGCCCTTGCCCAGACTGGTTCCGCCCAAACTGACACCTTGGTAGATCAATACATCATCACCGATAATCGCGGTCTCGCCGATGACAACGCCCATGCCGTGATCGATGAAACAACGAGAGCCGATCGTGGCTCCGGGATGGATCTCGACGCCGGTCAGGAACCGGGACACCGCAGCCGCCAGCCGCGCCAGCAGGCGGAAGTTGCGACCCCAAAGAGCATGCGCGGCACGATGCCACCATAAGGCGTGCAATCCCGGATAAAAAAGCAGAACCTCCAACACCGTTCGTGCGGCCGGATCCCGCTCGAAGGCCACAAAAACGTCTTCCCGCGCTCGCTGGAAGATGTTCATCAGCGACGCGTCTTCCCTTTACCCGGCTTGCTTTTCCGGGGCGGCTTACGTTTTCCGTCCTGATACAATTTGAAGTCAATCGCATCGACCAGGGCCTGCCAACTCGCCTCGATCACATTGTGCGAAACACCCACAGTCGTCCAATGCGCGTGCTCGTCCGAGGATTCGACCAGCACGCGGACCACAGCCTGAGTCCCCTCGCCCTCTTCCAGAACGCGAACTTTATAGTCGACCAGGCGCATCTCTTCGATTGCAGGATAGAAACCGACGAGCGCCTTTCGCAGAGCGCCGTCCAGAGCGTTCACAGGTCCATTGCCGACGGCTGCGGTGTGCTCGATCGTGCCATCCGGTGCCTTGATCATGATCGTCGCCTCCGAGACCGGCGCGTCCTCCTCGTTGCGCTTCTCATCAATGACGCGGAACCCGAGGAGCTCAAAGTGGCGGAGCTTCGCGCCTTTGATCGCTTTTTGCAGCAAAAGCTCGAATGACGCATCAGCTCCCTCGAACTGGTAGCCGCGATGCTCCAGCGCCTTGAGCTCATGAAGCAGTTCTTTCGCCTTGGGCTCGAGGACTTTCTGGGAAATCCCGAATTCCTTGGCTTTCGACAGCAGGTTCGAGCGGCCTGCCTGATCGGAAACCAGGATTCGCTGATGGTTCCCCACTGCCTCGGGCGGGATATGCTCATAGGTCGCGGCGTTCTTGCGCACGGCCGAGACATGCAATCCGCCCTTATGGGCGAAAGCGCTCTGCCCCACATAGGCCTGCTGCTTGGCAGGCTCACGGTTGGCCATCTCGTCGACGAAATGAGACAAATCCGTCAGTGCGGTCATCTGCTTTTTACGCACCAGCGAATAGCCGAGCTTGAGCTGCAGGTTCGGGATCACGGAAATCAGATTCGCATTCCCGCAGCGCTCTCCGATCCCATTGATCGTACCCTGCACTTGCAGGCAACCCGCCTCGACGGCCGTAATCGAATTGGCCACCGCCATCTCGCCGTCGTTATGACAGTGGATGCCGAGCGGGATTCCGATGGATGATGCCGCAGCTTCCACACCCTTCTGAATGTCAACGGGCATACTGCCGCCGTTGGTGTCACAGAGGCAGACAAGTGAGGCGCCGCCCGCGGCCGCCGCCTGCAGGCATGCGAGAGAGTATTCGGGATTCGCCTTCCATCCGTCGAAGAAATGTTCGGCGTCGAGAATGACCTCGTCGAAACTCTTGTTCAGATACGCGACCGAGTCCTGAATGATTTCCAGATTGGCGGCCTGTGAAATCCGCAAGGCGTCGCGCACATGCAAGTCCCAAGTCTTCCCGACAATCACCGCGACCGGAGCCCCTGTCCGTTTCAGAAGTTCTAGATTTTCGTCCTTGGCCGCCGTCACGTTGGCCCGCCGGGTGGATCCGAAGGCGGTGATCTTCGCATTCTTCAAACCAAGCGCCAATGCAGGTTTGAAGAAAGCCGCATCCCTGGGGTTCGACCCCGGGTAACCACCCTCGATATAATCGACACCAAAATCGTCCAGGCGTTCGGTAATCGCGAGCTTGGCCTCGACAGTCAAAGCAACTTCTTCACCCTGGCAACCGTCCCTCAGGGTCGTATCGTATACTTGAATCCTCTTCATGAAGGACTTTCTTTCTCGACCAATTCGGCATGCAGTGCCCGGACCGCGAGTTCGGCATATTTTTCATCAATGACCAACGAAACCTTGATCTCGGAGGTCGAGATCATCTGGATATTGATACCTTCCCGAGAAAGCGTTTCGAAAATCCTTGCGGCCACGCCGGCATGACTTCGCATGCCCAGACCAACGACCGATACCTTGACGATATCGGATTCTCCCCGCACGTCCCCCGCGCCAATATCCTCACCGATTTTCGAGACCAACGCGAGGGCTTCCGAGAGCTCGGCGCGCGGCAAGGTAAATGTCACGTCCGTGTGTCCCTCGGCGCCACCATTCTGGATAATCATGTCCACAATGATACCGCTCGCCGCTATCGGCGAGAAGATTTTCTCCGCTAATCCGGGTCGATCCGGAACTGAGGCGAGACTGATTTTTGCCTGATCCCGATCGAGGGCCACTCCAGACACGAGAACATCTTCCATGCGAGCCTCCTCCGGTACGACAAAGGTACCGGGCTCTTCATTGAAACTGGATCGGACATGCACACGCACGTCGTAACGTTTGGCAAACTCCACAGACCGTATTTGCAGAACTTTCGCGCCGAGACTCGCGAGTTCAAGCATTTCTTCCTGACTGATTCGGTCCAACTTGCGAGCGTGAGGTACAATCCGTGGGTCGGTCGTATAAACGCCATCGACGTCTGTGAAGATCTCGCAGACATCTGCGCCGATCGCTGCCGCGATTGCTACCGCACTCGTGTCCGAACCCCCACGCCCCAATGTCGTAATATTACCCGCAGCATCACAGCCCTGAAACCCGGCAACCACAACAACCTGCCCCTGCGCCAGGGCCTGCAGAAGATTTTCAGCGTCGATCGAACGAATCCGAGCCCGCCCGTGGGCATCGTCTGTCTCGACCCGAATCTGGTGGCCAAGGAACGAGCGCGCGGGCACGCCTTCCGCCTCGACCGCGATCGACAGCAGTGCCGACGAGACCTGTTCTCCGCTGGCGACGACAACATCCGACTCACGACGGGAAGGATTACCCGAGAGCTCCGCAACCAGACCCAGCAGTCGGTTGGTCTCGCCCGACATCGCCGACACGACGACAACGACCCTGTCGCCTGCCCGCGCGCGGCTGGCAACGCGCCGAGCGACAGCCTGAATCCGCTCGACGGATCCGACCGAGGTTCCGCCGAACTTTTGGACTACGAGTTGGCCGCTCACGAGGCCCTCCTGCTGGCAAAATCTCCGAGTACCTGCTCCGCTCGAGCACCTGTGGCGCGGAACTCCAGGACCCGCATATCGTCCGAATCACCATAGGCCATTGAAACCTCGAGAGATTCCGGAGGGCGCTCGGCTGCCAGTCGTTCAAACCATTCAACCACCGCGATGCCGTCTCCATCGAGGATTTCCGCCAACCAATCGGCGTCGGGAAGCATTTCCTCGTGGCGATAGAGATCGAGGTGGGTCACGTTGGGGCGGCCCTCATACTCGGCTGCTGTGAGAAAAGTCGGACTGTGGACCACGCCCTCCGCGACGCCGCAACCACGAGCGATTCCCCGAACAAATGCAGTTTTTCCGGCGCCCAGTGGTCCTGTGAGGCCCACAATGGCGCCCGGCTGCAGGATCGATGCGAGAGTTTCCCCCAGCGATTCGGTCTCCTGCTCGGATCGAGTGACCAGTCTCACGACGGAAAACCTTAGCAATTCCCGTCGATCCGTGCACCGAAAAGGTCCCGATCAGCCTCGAGTCTATTTCAACGAACGTGGGGCCGCCGCCGTCCCCAAAAGCTCCGCCCGTGCCCGCGGCAGGCTATCTGCCAGATCCGTGGCCAACAGACCGGCGTCGCCGAGCCAATCTCCGAGCCGATCGCCTGCAAGCCCGTGCAAAAAGACGGCACTTCGGGCCGCTGACAGGGCGTCCAGCCCCTGCGCCATCAGGGCGCCAATCAACCCCGCGAGAACATCCCCGGTTCCGCCCGAGGCCAGCAACGGACCTCCTGTCGTATTGAGATAAAGCGCCCCGCCCGGGTCAGCCACCAAGGAGCCCGCTCCCTTCAAAACGACCACGGCCCCTGAACGCGCCGCCAACCATCCAGCATACGCTTCTCGATCTGCTTGAATCTCGGCCACCGAAACTCCGCAGAGCCTCGCCATTTCGCCCGGATGCGGCGTGAGGACCACCTCCCGGTCCTCCGCAAACCGCGTTCGATCCATGACCCCCATGAAGTTCAGCGCATCGGCGTCAACGACCAGCGGACGACGAGCATGATGCAAGAGCCAGCGACAAATCTGTCGTTCGTCCGGCGCGGTCCCCATCCCGGGGCCGCATACAACTGCCGCCACTCGAGACAGCCGATCGCGCCACTGGAGATCGGAAAACGAATCGCGAGCAAATGGCATCGCCTCCGGTAGCGCCGATACCGCTGCCGGGACAAAGCCTGAAGGCATTGCCAGGCTGACCAACCCAGCACCGCCCCGCAGGGCACCTCGTGCGCAGAGAATTCCAGCCCCCGGGTATGTGGCACTGCTGCCGACTACCAGTACGTGCCCCGCCCGACCCTTATGCTCGTCGAGCGAACGACGGGGCAGCAACTCCCGAACTTCATCGGGATCATTCCAGCGCAATTCCGCGCCATGGGCGGTCCACGCCGCATCGCTCAATCCGATCTCGAGCAATTCCAATCGGCCTGTATATGGTTCTGCGGCACGACCGACCAAGCCACGCTTCACGGCCCCCAGACAGAGAGTATGGCCGGCATGGACCGCCACGCCCCAAACAGCACCGCTGTCGGCGTCCAGCCCCGAGGGAAGGTCCACCGCCACAACCGCCAGCGTTCGATCGTCTTCCCGAGAAACCATATTCAGCCGGTCGATCGCCGCAGCCATCACGCCCTCCACCGGGCGCTTCACGCCCGTACCGAGAAGACCGTCCACAACCAATGAAGCTCTTGCGAGCGCAGGGTCAAAGGATTCGGCAAGGTCGGAATCCACCCGGATGGAAGCGATCGACCCACCGCCCTCAAGCCAGGCCTCTCGTTTGATCGCCGCGGCTCCGGCATATCGCGATGGCGACGCGAAAGAGAGTACTTCGACCTCGACACCGGCGTCCCGCAGGCTGCGTGCGATAACGAATCCATCACCACCATTATTCCCGGGCCCGCAGAGCACGAGAACCGTGGCGCCCTCCACGGCGCGACCTGCAACGAGCCGCGCCGCTACGGCCTGGCCCGCCGTTTCCATCAGATCCTCTTCCGAGACGGGGCTCGCATCGGAAGAACCGTCCATTGTCTTCGCCTCGAGGGCGCGCATCTCCGTTGTCGTGACCAGCCGCACGTAGAACCTTTACCGGGATGCGATGCGCCGGGAAAGCGCCAAGACCAGAGGTTCAGCCCGCGTCAGGCTCCGAATCTCGCACAGCGGAGGCAATCGATTCGGCATGCGCCTGCACCTCTTGCTCATTTTGGCCCTCCACCATCACGCGGATCAGCGGTTCAGTACCTGAGGCGCGAACCAACACTCGACCTTGATCGCCCAACGTACTTTCGACATCAGCGATCGCGGACGCCACCAACGGCAGCACCGTAACATCGCGACGTTCCTGCACGCGGATGTTCAGCAACACCTGAGGATAGTGTTCCATCGCACCGGCAAGTTCGGAAAGCGGCTGGCGAGACTCAACCATCACCGCGAGGATTCCCAACGCGCTGACCAATCCATCACCGGTACTATTATGTTCGAGAAAGATAATATGCCCCGACTGCTCGCCACCGAGGTTGTAGTCCCCACGGACCATCTCCTCGACAACGTAGCGATCACCGACCGGAGTTCGCAGAAGCTGCAGTCCTTCTTCCCGGAGAAACACTTCCAATCCGAGATTTGACATCACCGTCGACACGACTGCGTCATTTTTGAGCCGACCTGCATTTTTCCAGGAACGCGCCGCGATCGCCAGAATCTGGTCGCCATCGACCAGTTCGCCTTTTTCATCGACCAGAAGACAACGGTCGGCATCGCCGTCGAGAGCGATACCGAGATCTGCACCTTCCGCGACAACTCGCGCCATCAAATTCTCGGGGTGCAGGGCTCCGCAGTCCGCATTGATATTCTCGCCGTTGGGTTCGCAACCAATGGAGATCACCGTCGCGCCAAGCTCCTCGAGCGCCTCTGGTGCAACCCGATAACCAGCTCCATTGGCCGCATCGACGACGATCCGCATACCATCCAGGGTTCGTTGTCGGGGGAATGAGTTCTTCGCAAAGACATTATAGCGACCAAGCGCATCTTCAAGACGAAAGGCCTTGCCAATCGCCTCGGCCGTCGGGCGGAGGTGATCGATCGTATCCTCGAACACCAGTCCCTGAATCTCGTCTTCAACGTCGTCGGGCAGTTTAAACCCGTCCTGTGCAAAGAACTTGATTCCATTATCCTGAAACGGGTTGTGCGAAGCCGAGATCACAACGCCGGCATCCGCCCGCATGCTGCGGGTGAGAAAGGCAATTCCGGGGGTGGGCAGTGGACCCACCAAAACAACATCCACCCCCATCGAACAGACGCCGGCGGCCAGAGCCTGCTCGAGCATATAGCCCGAGAGTCGGGTGTCCTTGCCAATCAGCACTTTGTGGCGGCGAGCACTGCGTCGAAACACGTGAGCAATCGCCCGACCCAACCGAAGGGCGACCTCACAGGTCATCGGGTGGGTGTTCGCCACTCCGCGCACACCATCGGTTCCAAATAATCGTTTGGGGGAATCGTTACTCATTCCGTTGACTCCGTAAGCATTTTTTCTGATTCGGGCCGGGGCCCCCTCAGAGTATCGGCTGTTTCTTCCTCAAGCCGTAGCGTTACTTGCGCGGGCTCAATTCGTACCACATCAAAGCCGGGAGGCAGAGCCACTACCGGGGTCAGCAAAGCAGGTCCCGGCATCGGCAGGTCCGTCGCATCGACCGTGATCGCACTGGGGTTCAACTCCAGGGACTCAATCTCGGCCGCCGGCCCACGCACCTCGATCGCGACGTTATCAGGATCGACCAACCATGGTGCCCGCGCATTCCTTATAGCGATCGGCACATCCGGAAACGACCGTTGAGCCAACTGACGGTCGATCACGAGCTGCACGACAACATCGCGGCTCCGCAATTCCACCAAACCCGGCGGATTCTGCAACCGACCCATTAATTCATTAACGCC
The genomic region above belongs to Candidatus Binatia bacterium and contains:
- a CDS encoding bifunctional aldolase/short-chain dehydrogenase, with protein sequence MKSLWSDQEAQEYRERYKEWGEDIALRVYTSRLIGRDDDLVMHGGGNTSVKTLQTDILGREIESLCVKGSG
- the der gene encoding ribosome biogenesis GTPase Der, with the translated sequence MNTRPFVVAIAGRPNAGKSTLFNRLLGRRHAIVHETAGVTRDENRAFFEREGLDFEMVDTGGIEQGGVDGSLGKRVEARSLEVLREADLIIYLVDGAAGVAPADREVAGKIRELGVTVVLGVNKVDGGGHSARVWDFAELGMDRLIGMSAEHGRGIHELWEAIEECYTEAGFGGDPEDDDSPEARLPQVALIGRPNVGKSSLLNYLAGFQRSLVDDVAGTTRDAIDTVVTIEDRSYRFVDTAGLRRKARIEEDIEGYAASASVRALVRGKVGILLLDAEQGVTDQDLRLADLAWRKGRGLVIAVNKMDLTPRLAAEQCHEQIANLLPQWPPLPLVQISAKTGRGIPTLIRALNQVLDAFERRLGTSDLNRLVETAVDENPPPLSARKRPMRILYATQARTSPPEVALFTTGSEELPENWQRFLVHRLREAAGWVGVPLRLRVRTKKGKNPFVQE
- the era gene encoding GTPase Era, producing the protein MSESTPRSGFVALVGRTNAGKSTLLNRVLGRKLAIVTPKPQTTRHRILGVESRGLTQFIFVDTPGMHNAQNLLGERMIKVANQSLSDADVVLWVIDAAAGLREEDRKALPRLSSDKRPVVVALNKMDQIKRSQLLPLLEELGTLVPDRHVVPVSALTGENLEDLLNTIEGVLPESPPLFPGDFQTDLPEKFFVAEMVREQLLLETHQEVPYQTAVRIDSFEERPGKNLVVIEAQIIVARTTQRAIVLGDKGSRIKRVGQRARKELEQFLGVRAYLGLHVKVDAGWFARPRSLSELGL
- the rnc gene encoding ribonuclease III, which encodes MSDGQARMEELESAIGYAFGDRRWLTEALVHSSTTGGAEPDNERLEFLGDAVVGLVVGDLLQRTWGSADEGRLSRRRAGLVNARSLADQARAIDLGSHLTLGRGEEKTGGREKNSILSDAYEALVGAVYRDGGFAAAFKILETAFAEAIRAPLGDGGAEAKTHLQELTQRVFQQTPSYELLRALGPDHSKEFEVMVTIEGKTLGRGLGSSKKAAEQAAAREALSELARQSIGEEK
- the mnmA gene encoding tRNA 2-thiouridine(34) synthase MnmA; translation: MTPTETAEIIDRILGNSRWKADLLDRYEPGTRLVSAMSGGVDSSVATALLTAAGFSVVGVSMRLGTSGARASGHSGCCSLDDFDDARRVAALLDVPHYIVDLRDVFDAKVMTPFVDTYLAGRTPNPCTLCNRDVKFDAFWDYARTAGAEAVATGHYCRILRGADGLELHAGEDPSKDQSYFLFTLQGEELDRTLFPVGALAKDDVRRLAEGLGLPVANKPESQDICFVSGRSYAEVVEERAAREQLRPGAIVNEAGEKVGTHEGVHRFTIGQRKGLPGGAAEKQYVTSIDAENGEVRLGTGPALLREELLVDGVRWTGSAYSGEAVVRLRHRHDPEPCRLIPDSAGVRVELDQPVRGITPGQAAVWYHGTRVLGGGWIASS
- a CDS encoding cysteine desulfurase family protein; translated protein: MYLDHNAGGRIRAEVAAAITDWLQQPVANPSSLHAAGRRARDAMEEARDEVARLVRAAPGEIVFTSSGSEANGLAILGVTQPGDAIFSTAIEHASVLGAVSAAEGLGCIPGWLPMDAHGRVTPEAVVSMASGARLVSLGWGNGETGILQPLAAVGAALASLPPDERPLLHSDAVQVVGYEEIDVGSLQVDLLTLSGHKLGAPPGIGALFVRRDLTLMPRVHGGSQERERRAGTENLLGIIGFGVAAKLAREDRLERVSRIRLLRERLWTVLQENCRPMVRYDHEPSLPGTLSVGFTGLRGDALLVALDAVGVAASNGSACAAGAPEPSHVLRALGHDDDAARSVLRFSFGSDLDSDAIDRAGAAIRQVVADARSRGGCA
- the cysE gene encoding serine O-acetyltransferase; its protein translation is MFQRAREDVFVAFERDPAARTVLEVLLFYPGLHALWWHRAAHALWGRNFRLLARLAAAVSRFLTGVEIHPGATIGSRCFIDHGMGVVIGETAIIGDDVLIYQGVSLGGTSLGKGKRHPTIEDFVVVGLGAAVLGPVTIGRHSRVGAGSVVVASVPAHSTVVGVPGRVVTESGEHSDAGEPMLSLDHAALPDPVVRALTELRERVANLESETGADTEPSDSSEPDRER
- the cimA gene encoding citramalate synthase, with the protein product MKRIQVYDTTLRDGCQGEEVALTVEAKLAITERLDDFGVDYIEGGYPGSNPRDAAFFKPALALGLKNAKITAFGSTRRANVTAAKDENLELLKRTGAPVAVIVGKTWDLHVRDALRISQAANLEIIQDSVAYLNKSFDEVILDAEHFFDGWKANPEYSLACLQAAAAGGASLVCLCDTNGGSMPVDIQKGVEAAASSIGIPLGIHCHNDGEMAVANSITAVEAGCLQVQGTINGIGERCGNANLISVIPNLQLKLGYSLVRKKQMTALTDLSHFVDEMANREPAKQQAYVGQSAFAHKGGLHVSAVRKNAATYEHIPPEAVGNHQRILVSDQAGRSNLLSKAKEFGISQKVLEPKAKELLHELKALEHRGYQFEGADASFELLLQKAIKGAKLRHFELLGFRVIDEKRNEEDAPVSEATIMIKAPDGTIEHTAAVGNGPVNALDGALRKALVGFYPAIEEMRLVDYKVRVLEEGEGTQAVVRVLVESSDEHAHWTTVGVSHNVIEASWQALVDAIDFKLYQDGKRKPPRKSKPGKGKTRR